The Chloroflexota bacterium sequence CTGTTGGGAAACACGGGAATGAAAAAGCCATCGGGAAATATGTTAAAGAGCAAGGACGTGCATCTCAATATGTTCAGATTCACAAAGACCAACTAAGGTTACTGTGATACCCCGACGCTTGCGTCGGGGAGAATGTCATTCATTTACGGAAAGTACCTGCCCACTGATTCTCGAACCTCCTGGAGCCACTTTCTTCTCTGCTCTTCGGTGCTGATAACAACAACTCCAAACACCCTCCGATAGAAGCTGGGGACACCACATAGACCAAATAGACAATTCTTCCAGAGTGTCTCAAGTGGATCAGAGAAAACTGCATGTTCCCTTTCTGTTGATGTATTTGAGGTGTTAAATACCACGGCAACTTTCGCTCTCAGCAGACCATTTGGGACCCCTTCCCCTTTATCTCCTCCCAAGAACTCATAAGCGACACCCGGACGGATGACCCTGTCAATCCATCCTTTTATTATCGCCGGTGGTTGACCCCACCAATTCGGATGAACGACTACTATTCCGTCTGCTTCAGCAATCTCACTGCAATACTTTTCGATTTCAGGAGGCAATGGAGCATCGCTGGGGATCTCCTCCATCGGCAATACTGGATCAAATTTCTCGTCATATAGATCATGGAAGCATACTTCATGACCTTTCCCCTTAAGTGTGCCTATCGTTACGCCTGCAATTGCATGATTAAAGCTTGATTTGTTGGGATGTCCCAAAATCACTGATACTTTCATATTGCTAATTTATGTCCATTTTATGCGCAGCACCCTCTTTTATACCGTACCAGCTGTGCGAATCGTATAGTGGAGAGGAGAGGATGTCAAGCTAGTGAGCGGCGGGGTGCAACAGACAGAATCGATGGCACCCTTTTCAAGGCAGCTCTTGCCTTCGGTTGAGCAAGGCACAAATCAATATCGATTGGAGGCATATGAGATTGGGGTCTCTCAAACGCAAGGCTGCCTGGAGCTATAGTTAGCAGGAACCAGGATGGGACATTTCTAATGAGTCAAGAAGGAGGTCATTTCTAAAGAGAACTACCACATAGCTACCACATAGCCATTTGACATAGTTCCTATGGGATGTTACAATTTCACAAGATCCTGCGGCAGAAGGGAGGGCTGACCGGACGTAGATTCGGGCAGACTGAGCAGCAGGGAGGACTGCTAAGAAGGAGGAGAAGGTGCACAATTGGGAAACTGGTGATCCGTATATGACTACGTGGGTTCGGTTGCGCCAGGCCGCTGAAGCTGCGATGAGGGCTATGGAAATCGAGCTTGGCAAGCGGCAAACTACACTTGCCCAAACGGATGTTCTGCTCATCTTGAGCATGAGCAGAGTTCCTATGAGCCCCGGCGAGATATCCTCTTATGTGTTCCGGGAAAAACATAGTGTTTCTGCGCTGCTGTCTCGCATGCAGAGGGCTGGCTATGTTAGAAAGGTCAGGAGCAAGAAGGATCAGAGGGTGGTAAAGATACAGATACAGCCCAAAGGGAAAGAACTTCTTGACCGAGCACTGCCAGTCATATTGGGCTATGCCCGGGATATCCTGGTGGCCCGCTTCTCCGACAAAGAGATCAAGCAATTTGACAAGTATCTGAAGGGTTTGCGTGATGTTGCGTTGCAGGAGCTTGGAACTGAAGCAAGGTCTGTTCCACCTACTATTGAGTGGAAAACTGAGTTGGTAGGCCATTGGAAGAGTGTGTTAAAAGACTATCACACAGGCCCGAGTAAGGCTGGGCCTGCCACAGTTGCAGCAAAATCAAAGTAACCCCCGGTCTGGTTGACCTTGTTTTTCGCCAGCACTCCGTTCTGGGTTGAAATTCGGAGTGCTGGCGTAGTGTTTTTCGGACTTCAGAACAGGGTGGCAGGGGGTGGCTAGCTTTTTATTCCAGCGTGTATGGTAACAACGCCCCAGGTTAAAGGATGGAAGTGGGTGTCCTTTAGGCCAGCATGATCCATGATTCGCTTTAATTCACTTGGCTCGTAGAACTCCGCAATAGAACGAGGAAGATAGATATAAGCCTCCCTGTCTCTGGATAAGACCCAGCCAATGAGTGGCAGGATGCGGAAGAGATAAAGCTGATGGATCTTTCGGAAGAGCCGATGCCGGGGCCGGGAAAACTCGAGGCAGATTACCTTTCCCCCCCTCTTAACTACTCTGGTTGTTTCCCGCAGTGTCTTTTCAACATCAGGGACGTTTCGAAGGGCAAAGGCGATGGTGGCGCAATCGAAAGTGTTGTCTGGGAAGGGAAGGCTCTCTGAGGTTGCAAGTGCAAGCTCTGTGTTTGGGCTCTTGTTTTTGGCTATATAAAGCATCCTTTTACAGAAATCGATCCCGACAACTTTGCCTTTTGCTCCAACCCCTTTGACCAGTTCCTGGGCCAGCTTTCCTGTTCCAGTGGCTACATCGAGGATAACCTCATCCCCTTTTAACCCGAGGCTGGACACAGTAAATCTGCGCCAGTATTTATCCCGGCTAAAACTGAGCAAGGTATTAAGAAGGTCATACCTGTCGGCTATGGCTGAAAACATTCTATGAATGTATGCTGGCCTGGCTGTCATTTTCTACCGGTTGGCCCCGGGTGCGCTACGCTCTTGCACATGATATGCACACAAATGGCACATTGTGCACAATAGTGCTGCTTCTTTCTGAGCCCCATCACAGGGATCAAGCGATCTGTGACCTGTTTCGATTCTCTCATTATTGGCTGGTTTATTGACCTTTTCTTATCCTTACTTCATCACCGATTTTGACATCAAGCAAGTGAGCTGCGTTGCTGTTCTTTAGGGCTACTTCCAGATATCCGCTGCTGTCAATAAGAGCCAGTAAGCTATTAGCCTGATCGTACGCTGAGCTTAGTGAATCGATTCGTTGCCCGGCGATCTCGAGGCGAAATTTGCCGAGAGGGATGCTTTCTCTCTGGATGTCTGTGATTATGTTCCCAAAACGGTCGATGTGGAGGACGTGGCCTATCAAGTCTCCGCTTTCTGCAACTTGCGGCTGAGGGATGGGAAAGACGTTAATAGAGCTGATGGTCTTGCCGAATTCCTCAAGGGGTACACCAAGGGAGATATGGGCAACTACTGGAGCGAATATGTCGCGGCCGTGAAAGGTAGAGCTAACCGGATGGTGCCAGAATATTGGATTGGTAATCTCGAATGCCAGCAGGCCAGGCGGCAGTCCTTTGGGTTGTGCCTCGGGATGATACCCTATTGGAGAAGCGTGATAGAGAATGTAGCTTAATACACCGTTGTCCGGGGCAACAAAGATAGACTTTGGGGTCTTAACGATAATCGACCTGCGCTGGCTGCCTACTTCAGGGTCAATGATGACCATATGGATAGTACCGTCGGGGAAGTAGGAGTAGGCGGTACCCAGCACGAAAGCGCCCTGGGCAATATTTTGTGGCTCGATAGAGTGGGAAATGTCAACCAGTGTGGCGCTGGGGTTTATGCCCAGAATGGTCCCTTTCATGGCTGCCACATAGGCGTCTTCGGTGCCAAAATCTGTGGTCAGGGTGACGATTCTTTCCACTGTTGTGCGGGATTTGGGGGCTAGGTCAGCCTGAGGCTAAGTATGGAAAGGACAACAAAAATCAACACCAAGACAATGGTGAATCGGAACAGCGCCTTTTCAAGCCCTCTTCTGGTGCGGAACGTAGAGTCAGGTTGTCCAAAGATGCCCCCCAGTCCTCCCCCTCTTACCTGAAGTAAGATAACCGCGATCAGTACTACGGCAAGTATTATCTGCGCGATGTCAAAATAGGTTTCCACTAGACTCCTTCAAGCTCCTTTTGCAGTATCTCACTCACCAGCTTGGGATTTGCCCGACCCCTGGTTGCTCTCATGGCCTGACCCACTAAGAAAGTCAGGGCCTGCTCCTTACCCGCCTTGAAGTCTACCACTGCCTGGGTGTTTGCTGCAATTATCTCCCTTACTACCTGTTCCACTGCTGAGGTGTCACTGATTTGCCCCAGCCCTAGCCGGGTCGCAATCTCCTTAGGTTCTTTGCCAGTACGGAACATCTCTTCGAAGACCTTCTTGGCAGCGGGTCCGCCAATAATGCTCCGGTCGGTCATGTCGAGCAATTCTGCTAGATGGCCGGGGGCAACCTTGGATTGGTGGATCTCGATATCGGCTGAGTTGAGCCAGTGGGCAAAGTCGCCCAAAAGCCAGTTGCTCACGCTCTTGGCCCTCTTTTCCAAGGGTGTATCTTGAGACAATCTCAGACAGGTTTCGAAATAATCGGCCAGGGCCTTAGAGTTGGTAAGGATATTGGCGTCATAAAGGGGCAAGCCATACTGGGACATAAACCGATCTCGCCTCGACTCTGGAAGTTCAGGCAGACTCGACTTGGTCTCCTCTACCCAGGCTGGGCTCAATATCAAAGGGGGAAGATCAGGCTCGGGGAAATAGCGGTAGTCGTGGGCGGATTCCTTACTGCGCTGCGGTTGGGTTATACCTTTCTCCTCCACCCACCCCCTGGTTTCTTGGGCCAGGCGACCTCCCTCCTCGGCTACTTTTCTCTGACGGTTGGCCTCGAACTCAAGGGCGCGGTAGACTGCCTTGAAGCTGTTCATATTCTTCACTTCGACCTTGGCAAAGGTTTCAGGCGAGCCTGTTGGGCGTATGCTTATGTTGGCGTCGCACCTGAAGCTGCCTTCCTCCATGTTTCCTGTGGATACTCCAAGGTACTGCAGTATGGTGCGCAGCTTCATAAGGAAGATTCTGGCCTCTTCGGATGAGCGTAAATCAGGCTCGGTGACAATCTCCATCAAGGGTACCCCGGAGCGGTTGACATCGATCAGGCTATAGGACTCTCCGAAGGAGCTGGTGCGGTGCACTAATTTGGCCACATCCTCCTCTAGATGTACCCGCCTGATATTCACCTGTCTCTTCTCCCCCTCGGTTTCGAGCAATATCCGGCCCTGAACGCTGATAGGGGCGTCGTATTGGGAAATCTGATATCCCTTCATGAGATCGGGATAGGGATAGTTCTTACGATCAAATTTGGTGAATTGAGGTATGGTGCAGTTCAGGGCTAACGCAGTCATTACGGTGTACTCTACTGCCCTTCTGTTGATGGTAGGTAATACACCTGGCATGCCCAAACAGATGGGGCAAACATGGGTGTTGGGTGGAGCATTGGCGTAATCTGCGGAACAGCGGCAGAACATCTTGCTCCGGGTCAGCAGCTGAGTATGAACCTCCAGGCCGATGATGGTTTCATAGGTCATGGCGGACTTAATATAGCATGGACGAATCAAGTGTGTCTATTTGGAGACGGCCAGCCAACTATAGCTAACCTTTTGCCTCTTTTGGTGTTATATAATGTGGGGGTGATAATGCCGGATACTAAGTTAGTTTGAATGTAGGATTACCAGGTGCAACGGGAAGGGAATTTAGTACGCCGGGCTCAAGGGCAGGATCCGGAGGCCTTCGGACGGCTCTATGAGGAGCACTTCGACAGGATATATCGGTATATTGTGCTCAGGGTGAGAAACCAGGCAGATGCTGAGGATTTGACCCAGGAGGTCTTCCTCAAGGCCCTGGATTATATCGGTTCCTATCGCTGTAAGGGGATGCCCTTTTCCTCCTGGCTTTTCCGGATAGCCCATAATCAGGTGGTAGATCATTGGAAGAAGAAGAGCAGGGAGAAGGCCAGGGTGATTCCTTTGGATGAGATTGACGAAGCAAGAACGTTGCCTTCGGGTGACCCCGCAATGCTTGCCGAGCAGAAACTCAGCCTAGAACAGCTAGCTGCAGCTTGCGAGCGGCTTTCTGATGGACAGCGGGAGGTTATCTCCCTGCGCTTTGCTGGTGGATTGTCTGTAGCAGAGGCAGCCAGGGTCATGGGTAAGAGTGAGGGAGCAGTCAAGGTTCTGCAATATGCTGCACTGATGAAGCTGCGCCGAATCCTTGGCTCAAGTGAAGAAGAATCCGATGACTGATGAAACTGGCGATGGAACATGTGTGGTTGAGACTGCATCGCTCCAATTTAGGCAGGGCGAGGCTTCATGCAGGGTTGGCTGACAAGAGGATGAAATGAGACCAAGTCATAAGCCGTACATTGCTGTAGGGATAGTGTTTTTGGGGGCGCTCCTTTTTGCCGGGTTCATATTCGTCTGGCAAAGAGGCGGGCTTCCCCTTTCGAATCCGTTCTCTGAGACAGCAACACCTATCGAGACAACCATTAACGAAACTCCAGCCTCGGGGGCAACCATCCCCCAGTCATATGAATGGAGCTACGGGGGACATGAATGGACATGGAATCTGCAGATACCGGAAGGATTGTATCTATACTATCACGCAATTGAACGGGCGCCTGTGTCAGATTATTCCATCTATGTTACCCATCCTCTTGATGATAGCTTTATCAAAGGGTTAGCCGAGGAGTTGAAAAGCAGGGCTACGGAGAGGGGTTTTGACGAGGAGGAGACGGCCGACTTTGTGGCCTCTTTTGTGCAGAATCTTGTTTACCAGAGCGAAGAGGGTGAATACCCCAAATACCCAGTAGAGACACTGTTTGATCGGGGGGGTGACTGTGAGGATACTTCCATATTGACAGCGGCTCTGCTGCAGGCTATGGAGTACGATGTGGTTCTGCTCAATTTCCCTCCTGTTCTTCCTGATGAGGCCGGTCACATGGCAGTTGGGTTGGCCCTGCCGGCGATTTCCGGGGGCTACAAGTACAATTTCGATGGGGAAGATTATTACTACCTGGAAACAACGTCTGTGAGCAAAGCGGGAGAGATTCCAGACAACTATAGAGGCAGAGATCCTACGGTCTACAAGATACTGCCCATCCCCGTCTTGAAGTTCACTGATGAACTCAGGTGGACTACTTACAGTAGGTGGCTTGCCGAGGAGACCCTTACTCTTGAAGTGACCGTAACCAACTGGGGAACAGCAGATGCCAAAGGGGTTTATGTTCGTGCTTTCTTTGTCGGTGACGAGGCGAATGCCAAGACAAGTGCACCCTTCGACCTGAAATATGGCTATCAGATATCTCCTGTGACTGTGGAAAAGGTTGTGATGCCGGCAGGAGGAGTCACCCTCTGTGTGGAGCTTTTCGAGGGTGGTGTTAAGGTGGAGGAGTGGATCGAGCAGGTTAGCTAGGAGCAAGGGGCCGGGTTCCTTGATCAAGAAGGTGCTAACCTTTGGCGGAGTTTTTCGTTATACAGGTTAGGGAGTGGTGGACAAGCCGATGGCTGAGCGATTTGGGAATATTCTAGATGAATGCATAGAACGATTGCTCCAAGGGGAGAGTGTGGAGCACTGTCTGGAGCGCTATCCAGAGCATGCAGTGCAATTGGAGCCGCTGCTTCGAGTTGCCAAAGCAACTCGAGAGACGTCTTCTGTCGAGCCCCGGCCGGAGTTCAAGGCACAAGCCAGGTATCAGATTGAGTCGTTGCTCCATGCCAAGGGGCAGAAGGCTGGGCCGAGGAGGCTTCCTCTGGTTAGCTGGGTGCCTCGGTGGGCGGTTGTGGTGGCTGCTGTTTTTCTGGCGATTCTTCTGGCTGGCAGTGGCACGGTGGCTGCCTCCTCCAGCAGCCTCCCCGGCGGTACCCTCTACCCGGTGAAGACGGCAACTGAGCGGGTGTGGTTGAGTATGACCTTTTCAGATACTGCCAGAGCAAGGCTTCAGGCCAAATTTGCTGATCGGCGGGTTGCGGAGATGGCGAGGATGGCCGAGCGAGGCTATACCGAGGGAATGGAAGAACTGGCCGCGCGATTCAGTGCTCATCTGAAGAAAATAGAGGAGCTGGCTGCGCGCATAAGGGCAGCAAATCCAGAAGATGAGGCAAAGATTACTGCTCTGAGAGAAATCTTGTATCGCAATATGGCTCGGGATGTGGCTATTCTCCAGGCTGCACAAGGAAGAGCTCCATTGAGAGCAAGGCCTGCCATTGAACTGGCCAAGAATAAGTTAATGGATAGATACGAGGAGGCCCTTAGAGCTCTTGATAACAAATAGAGTTAGTAGCCTTCATGCGGCTTCTTATGAGGGTGTTCGCTATTTGCCGATGCAGAAGTTGCTGAAAATAGTCTCCAGGAGGTCTTCCTGAACTGTCTCGCCGGTGATCTCTCCGAGGGCATTGAGGGCGGCAGTCAGATCAATGGTGACGAAGTCGTCAGGCATACCTGAATCGATATCTGACAAGGCCTGGATTAGACCTCTCCCGGCTCTTTCCAGGGCATCTTTGTGGCGAGGATTGTTCACAATGGGGGCATCAGAGACAAAAACCTTTCCCCCGAGGGCTATCCTGACCATCCTTTCCTCGAGTTGGGCGATACCATCCCCCGAAAGGGCTGAGATAAAGACTACCTCCCGTCCTAATTCATCAGGCTTGGCCTGGTGGGGCAAATCATACTTATTGGCCACTATTAAAGCTGTCTTGTTGCCTATGAGATCCAATATCTCTTTGTCGGTCTTTGTTATCGGCTGACTCATATCAATGACTGCAAGAACAAGGTCAGCCTGCTCTATGGCCTTTTGGCTGCGTGCTACTCCCAGGGATTCTACAATATCCTGGCTATGGATAATTCCAGCAGTATCCACCAGGATAAAAGGAACGCCATCTATATTTGACACCTCTTCTATGGTGTCCCGGGTGGTTCCGGGGACAGGGGTGACAATAGAGCGGTCTTCGCGGAGAAGCTGGTTCAGCAGGCTTGACTTGCCCACGTTGGGTCGCCCTACGATAGCGGTCCTCACGCCCAAGCGATAGACCATGCCGGTATCCGCAGTGGAGAGTAGCTCTTGCAGGCTTTGCAGGGCTTCATTTAATGGTCGAATTACTTCCTGTGGTTCTATCTCATCTTCAGGGAAATCTATTCTGGCGGTGAGATAGGCCAGGACTGACATTAATTTGCTACGAATGGTCTTGATGGCTACGGAGAGGCGACCCTCGAGTCCCTGGATAGCCAGCCGCAGGCTAGCATCAGTCCTGGCACGGACTATATCCAGGACTGACTCAGCCTGAGCCAGATCTATCCTGCCGTTAAGGAAGGCCCTCAATGTGAACTCGCCGGGATGGGCCAGCCTTGCTCCGTGGTACAGCGCCAGTTTCAGTATGTGCTGAAGGGGTAAGGGCCCCCCATGGCAGTTGATCTCCACCACATCCTCTCTGGTATATGTATGAGGTGCGGCCATATAAGAGACCAGCACCTCATCTATCACCTCGCTGGTTTCAGGGTCGACAATGTGTCCATAGCTAAGGCGGCGGTTGGCAAGCTTGCCTCGGAAGACAGCCTCCGCAATGCGGCGAGCCCCGGTGCCGCTGAGGCGGACAATCCCCACACCACCTTCACCTAAAGGTGTGGATATGGCAGCGATGGTATCCTGGTACATTTCACTTCATAATATAGCATCTGATGAACCAGATAAGCACGCTGGCGTGCAGTGCCCAAGCCAGTGCTTAGTTGCAGGAATAGGCGTTATTCACTTTGTGGGGGGGAGACCCCTTCGCTCAGGGTGACAAACCGCATAAATATAATTCTGACATATTGCCCACTGCGTCGGGTCGTCCTTCCGCAGAAGGACGACAGCCACCACGCTTAGGGGTCATTCCTGAAAAAGCCGACCATGTCATTCTGCTTGGCCATTGTGTCATTCTGAGCGTAGCGAAGAATCTCGGAAGAACCCCGATTGTTACGCTGACTTGTGCCACCAGGCACTAACTCATGGATTGAGGTAGCGTTCCTTGATGTAGGAGCAAAGGATAATACCCTTAGTCTTCTCGGGCCAAAAGCATAGTACAGAGTGTGCTGCGGTAGTGTGGATTTGGCTTTTCTTGGGGCTATTCGATTCGCTGGATCTGGTAGTGCAGTTCACCTGCTGGGGCGGTTACTTTCACCACGGCGCCCTGGGGTTGGTTCAAGAGCGCTTTGCCTATGGGGGAGATGATCGATATCTTGCCATTTGCCGGGTTAGCCTCGTTCTTAGTGACCAGGGTATAGGTCAGCTCTTTCCCGGAAGCGATATCGCGTAGAACGACCTTGGTTCTCAGCCTCACGGTAACAGTAGGGGTTTCCATTGGTTTCTCTGCCTCGACTAATACTCCAGTGGTGATGGCAGTCTGTATTTCTTTCATTCGGGCTTCTATGTGATCGCGGTGCTCTCTAGCTGCGTGCAGCGGGGCATTTTCGCGGAAATCCTTGTCGGCGGCGGCTATGCGCATCTCCTCTGCGACGTGTACACGCTCTTCCGCCAGGGAAGAAAGTTGTGACTTCAACAGGGCATAGTCCTCGGCTGTCAGAGCGATCTGCTGCTTTGGCTTGGTGGGTATGGGAGTCTTGGACGAGGTCTGTTTTGTCCTGAGGTGTGGAGCCAAGCTGGTCTTGATGAGCTTCTCCTTCTTGGCATAGGTTAGCAGGGATCTCACCGGCTCAAGCTTCTTGGTAGCATCACCAGTCGATGCGGCTACCGACTCAGCGTAGTTGGCTATTACCACGGGGGTGATTTGACTGATGAGGCGTTCCTTGCCATACCAGAGGGCAAATCTATTTACTTCTTGCTGCTTTTCCTTTCTTTCTTCTGGTGGCAGTGAAGTAAGAAAGGCCAGGGCCACCGCTTCCAAGGTAAAGCCTTGTTTCTCCATACCGATACACTGGCTATCTTATCACAACTGGGGCATATCTTACCACCCCACACTCAAACGGTTGGCCAGGCTGAGGGGCAGGTCTGAATCCATCATCTTTTGCTGGGTGAGCGAGATATCATATTCGACGCGGTAGTGATGGAGTAGCCCTTCTTCAATGTCAAGGATGGCGTAGCTGGCCCTGGGGTTACCATCTCTTGGCTGTCCTACTCCACCGCAATTGATGACGAGGCGGTTTCTTCCCTGTTTCAGCGGCAATTCGCTGGGCATGTGGTAATTCTGGCAGAGGTTATCCTGATCAAGCTCGAAAACCAGCGGTGCATGGGAGTGGCCTATAAAGCAGAATCTGGTATCAAAGTAGGCGAAGTTGTCCAGCGCGGATTCCGTAGAGAGGAGGTACTCCCAGACGGGATCTCTGGGGCTGCCGTGGACGAGGGTGAAATCGCCCTGGCACAGGGTTAGGGGTAGACTATGCAGGTAAACGATATCTTCACGGGTCAGCCTCTCAGCAGTCCAGTGACAGGCAGCCGCAGCCTCGGGATTGAAGGATGAGGTATCTATGTTGCCTATTGCCGCCCAGTCGTGGTTGCCGGCAACGCAAAGGTGACGATGCTGACGCAGAAGCTGGATACATTCATGCGGGTCAGGACCGTAGCCGACCACGTCGCCGAGGCACCATATTTCCTCAGCTCCGCCCCTCTTCTTCAAATCCTCCAGTACGGCCTGGAAAGCTGCCAGGTTGCTGTGAATGTCAGCCAGAATAGCATAGCGCATCTCGAAAGCCTGGGTTACTATAGCAGGCCTGAGAGTTTTTGACCAGAAAGACTGAAAGCCAGTTTGTCATAGTCACGCATGTTGACTGTCAACATTACACTCATCATTTTGAGCAATAAGATTACGCTGCATACTCCACGCGCTGCTCGCGGTGCTCGGCGTTATCGTCTTCTGCGGTCTCGCTGCCGCTTTCGTGTGCCCATCCCAGCCTCGCTCTTCGCCAGGGTGCGACCCTCCCCCGCAGCCCGCGCCTTTGCCGTTTCGGGCGGGTTCCCTCACTCAGGGTGTTTATCCCCTCTGCATCTGTGCGCCACAGCCCCTCTTGACTTTGACAAGGCGTTTTATCACTGACTCCCTGCCCTCGATCCCGAGCAGTTCATAGCGCACCACCTTG is a genomic window containing:
- a CDS encoding NAD(P)H-dependent oxidoreductase, which produces MKVSVILGHPNKSSFNHAIAGVTIGTLKGKGHEVCFHDLYDEKFDPVLPMEEIPSDAPLPPEIEKYCSEIAEADGIVVVHPNWWGQPPAIIKGWIDRVIRPGVAYEFLGGDKGEGVPNGLLRAKVAVVFNTSNTSTEREHAVFSDPLETLWKNCLFGLCGVPSFYRRVFGVVVISTEEQRRKWLQEVRESVGRYFP
- a CDS encoding MarR family transcriptional regulator produces the protein MTTWVRLRQAAEAAMRAMEIELGKRQTTLAQTDVLLILSMSRVPMSPGEISSYVFREKHSVSALLSRMQRAGYVRKVRSKKDQRVVKIQIQPKGKELLDRALPVILGYARDILVARFSDKEIKQFDKYLKGLRDVALQELGTEARSVPPTIEWKTELVGHWKSVLKDYHTGPSKAGPATVAAKSK
- the ubiE gene encoding bifunctional demethylmenaquinone methyltransferase/2-methoxy-6-polyprenyl-1,4-benzoquinol methylase UbiE, whose amino-acid sequence is MTARPAYIHRMFSAIADRYDLLNTLLSFSRDKYWRRFTVSSLGLKGDEVILDVATGTGKLAQELVKGVGAKGKVVGIDFCKRMLYIAKNKSPNTELALATSESLPFPDNTFDCATIAFALRNVPDVEKTLRETTRVVKRGGKVICLEFSRPRHRLFRKIHQLYLFRILPLIGWVLSRDREAYIYLPRSIAEFYEPSELKRIMDHAGLKDTHFHPLTWGVVTIHAGIKS
- a CDS encoding SAM-dependent chlorinase/fluorinase translates to MERIVTLTTDFGTEDAYVAAMKGTILGINPSATLVDISHSIEPQNIAQGAFVLGTAYSYFPDGTIHMVIIDPEVGSQRRSIIVKTPKSIFVAPDNGVLSYILYHASPIGYHPEAQPKGLPPGLLAFEITNPIFWHHPVSSTFHGRDIFAPVVAHISLGVPLEEFGKTISSINVFPIPQPQVAESGDLIGHVLHIDRFGNIITDIQRESIPLGKFRLEIAGQRIDSLSSAYDQANSLLALIDSSGYLEVALKNSNAAHLLDVKIGDEVRIRKGQ
- the secG gene encoding preprotein translocase subunit SecG; this translates as METYFDIAQIILAVVLIAVILLQVRGGGLGGIFGQPDSTFRTRRGLEKALFRFTIVLVLIFVVLSILSLRLT
- the gatB gene encoding Asp-tRNA(Asn)/Glu-tRNA(Gln) amidotransferase subunit GatB yields the protein MTYETIIGLEVHTQLLTRSKMFCRCSADYANAPPNTHVCPICLGMPGVLPTINRRAVEYTVMTALALNCTIPQFTKFDRKNYPYPDLMKGYQISQYDAPISVQGRILLETEGEKRQVNIRRVHLEEDVAKLVHRTSSFGESYSLIDVNRSGVPLMEIVTEPDLRSSEEARIFLMKLRTILQYLGVSTGNMEEGSFRCDANISIRPTGSPETFAKVEVKNMNSFKAVYRALEFEANRQRKVAEEGGRLAQETRGWVEEKGITQPQRSKESAHDYRYFPEPDLPPLILSPAWVEETKSSLPELPESRRDRFMSQYGLPLYDANILTNSKALADYFETCLRLSQDTPLEKRAKSVSNWLLGDFAHWLNSADIEIHQSKVAPGHLAELLDMTDRSIIGGPAAKKVFEEMFRTGKEPKEIATRLGLGQISDTSAVEQVVREIIAANTQAVVDFKAGKEQALTFLVGQAMRATRGRANPKLVSEILQKELEGV
- a CDS encoding sigma-70 family RNA polymerase sigma factor, translated to MQREGNLVRRAQGQDPEAFGRLYEEHFDRIYRYIVLRVRNQADAEDLTQEVFLKALDYIGSYRCKGMPFSSWLFRIAHNQVVDHWKKKSREKARVIPLDEIDEARTLPSGDPAMLAEQKLSLEQLAAACERLSDGQREVISLRFAGGLSVAEAARVMGKSEGAVKVLQYAALMKLRRILGSSEEESDD
- a CDS encoding DUF5667 domain-containing protein; this encodes MAERFGNILDECIERLLQGESVEHCLERYPEHAVQLEPLLRVAKATRETSSVEPRPEFKAQARYQIESLLHAKGQKAGPRRLPLVSWVPRWAVVVAAVFLAILLAGSGTVAASSSSLPGGTLYPVKTATERVWLSMTFSDTARARLQAKFADRRVAEMARMAERGYTEGMEELAARFSAHLKKIEELAARIRAANPEDEAKITALREILYRNMARDVAILQAAQGRAPLRARPAIELAKNKLMDRYEEALRALDNK
- the mnmE gene encoding tRNA uridine-5-carboxymethylaminomethyl(34) synthesis GTPase MnmE, producing MYQDTIAAISTPLGEGGVGIVRLSGTGARRIAEAVFRGKLANRRLSYGHIVDPETSEVIDEVLVSYMAAPHTYTREDVVEINCHGGPLPLQHILKLALYHGARLAHPGEFTLRAFLNGRIDLAQAESVLDIVRARTDASLRLAIQGLEGRLSVAIKTIRSKLMSVLAYLTARIDFPEDEIEPQEVIRPLNEALQSLQELLSTADTGMVYRLGVRTAIVGRPNVGKSSLLNQLLREDRSIVTPVPGTTRDTIEEVSNIDGVPFILVDTAGIIHSQDIVESLGVARSQKAIEQADLVLAVIDMSQPITKTDKEILDLIGNKTALIVANKYDLPHQAKPDELGREVVFISALSGDGIAQLEERMVRIALGGKVFVSDAPIVNNPRHKDALERAGRGLIQALSDIDSGMPDDFVTIDLTAALNALGEITGETVQEDLLETIFSNFCIGK
- a CDS encoding GreA/GreB family elongation factor, whose translation is MEKQGFTLEAVALAFLTSLPPEERKEKQQEVNRFALWYGKERLISQITPVVIANYAESVAASTGDATKKLEPVRSLLTYAKKEKLIKTSLAPHLRTKQTSSKTPIPTKPKQQIALTAEDYALLKSQLSSLAEERVHVAEEMRIAAADKDFRENAPLHAAREHRDHIEARMKEIQTAITTGVLVEAEKPMETPTVTVRLRTKVVLRDIASGKELTYTLVTKNEANPANGKISIISPIGKALLNQPQGAVVKVTAPAGELHYQIQRIE
- a CDS encoding metallophosphoesterase family protein, translated to MRYAILADIHSNLAAFQAVLEDLKKRGGAEEIWCLGDVVGYGPDPHECIQLLRQHRHLCVAGNHDWAAIGNIDTSSFNPEAAAACHWTAERLTREDIVYLHSLPLTLCQGDFTLVHGSPRDPVWEYLLSTESALDNFAYFDTRFCFIGHSHAPLVFELDQDNLCQNYHMPSELPLKQGRNRLVINCGGVGQPRDGNPRASYAILDIEEGLLHHYRVEYDISLTQQKMMDSDLPLSLANRLSVGW